ATCAGTTGACTTGTTGGCATCCCATAATTTATACCATATTCATCCCAACCACTTTTAACTGCAACGCAATCATCTCCAGATACAATGTAGTTGTCTTCAATTTTCATGTTTGTGCAAGAATCTGTAAAGAACCAAGAAAAATAAAGTCGAAAAATCGGTCCATATACCTTTAGCTTTACTCATTCAAATACATATAGGAAAAAGGCAAACCTGGATTGATCCCATCAGTGTTTGGAGATTTTACTGGAGCTAAAATAGTGATGCCTTGGACAATGATATTGCTGAAATTTCACAATGAACAAGATTCTTGATAAACTTTTGATGTACTCTAATAGAAAAGGCATAATCCATAAACAAACACTCTTAACTTGGTCTCAATGGGCAAGAAAGCACCACATCTAAACACCTCCACTCGTCTCCAGTCTCCACTGTCATTTGAACACTCCAACTAACAAAATGAATTTATATGTCACGTCAGCATCAGGTGTCCATGAGACACAGCGGGGAATGAGTTGGAGTGTTTAGTTGTCACTTGAGacaagttgaggtgtctagaTGTGCACTCTCAAAGTTGAAGTGCTTACTCGCCAAACTGAAGCCAAGTTTGAGTttctttttatgtattatgccaataGAAAACAAGTGAAATAATGTAAAATCACCTGCTATAAACAGGATGGATATTCCAAGATGGAGAGTTGACAAGGGTTATATGTGATATCTGAATGTTATCAGAATGCATAATTTCAATCAAGTAAGGCCTTGTGTATTTTAGCTTTTTGCTGTGAAATTTCTGCCACCAAATCTCACCCTGTCCATCTATTGTCCCATTCTCACCTAATCATTTATAAAATGTCTTAGAAGTTTGAGAAATTAATAGCTTAGGCATATAAAAtgttagtattattatttaccTGTGATGATAACATCAGTGAGGTTAGTTCCAAATAAAAGACTTATGTACCTTCCACCTGATGTATCCCTTCCATGACCATATGATGGTAATGGGTCTATAACAGCCCACTCATTTATATCCTGAATCAATAATTTCAAATCAATCTGGAGAGGGAAGGCAATAAATCATATGTATCTGTTCTGTATAGAGTAGTAATATTAAAGTCTCCGTAACGTATAAGTCACGAGTTCAAGGTCTGAAATCAACCAAGGATGCTTGCATCAGTATATACTGCCTATATCAGACCCGTTGGGATGCGAACCTTTGTGGGACCCGTGAACACGGGATATTTCGTTCACCAAGTTATCCTTTATAGAGTGAAATGTATTGGAAGAGGGAGGGAGCTTTGGAGCAACTAGTAAAGTTGTCTCCTTGTGACCTATTATAGGTCATGTGTTCAAGGTGTGGAATCAGCCAATAATGCTTGCATCGGGATTGGTTGTCCACATCACACCCTTTTGGAGGCAACCCTTCCTTGGATCCTGCCCGAACATGGGAGCTTTGTGCATCGGATTGCGTTTAGTAGAGTGAAAAATAGACTAGGAAATGTGAAGGGGAGTCTTGTCATGATTGCGTAACTGGTAAAGTTGTTGCTATGATTGCGTAACTGGTAAAGTTGTTATGTGGAAACAATTTCTTGCAAAAATGCAGAGTAACGCGACGTACAATAGACTTTTGTGGTCCAACTCTTCCCCAGACCCACCCCGCACATAACAGGAGCTTAGTACACCAAACttcccttttttaaatggaCTAAGAAAGTGAAAAATAAGAGTGAGTACCTGAGAAGCAAGAAGAATAGCATCCTTATGAAGGAAAAGAGTGAAATGACTAGTAAGATTGAAGCTACCAGTGAGCCATTGACCAGCAGGGACAATAAGCTGTGCTCCACCATCTGATGCATACTGGCTCAACCGATTCACTGCTTCTTGAAATGCTTTTGTGTTGAGTGTTTTCCCATCGCCAACTCCACCAAAATCTGTTATAGATGCACTGTGTGCTCTACAACTTATTGCTGAGTACTCTAAATCATAGTAAGAAGACTCATCAAGaattcttgattttcttccctCAGCTCCTCCTAGTAAACTTATAACCACCCCTAATACCACTACCAGCAACCAACTTGTCTTTTCCATCTGCACAAATATAACAAGAAGCAAAAacacatattaagaaaaaacCTTAACATACAAACCtgagaaaaatgaaatcttTTAAGGCCATGTTTCTTGAGTCTTGACTCAAAATTGCTCTTTTCCCCCCTTCTCTATGTGCATTTAGTGTGCAAAACCATTGGACCTATTCTACCAGGGGAACGGTAAAGTTGTCTCTATGAGGTCATAGGTTTGAGCCGTGAAATTAGTCATTGATGCTTGTGTCAGGGTAGACTATCTGCGACCCTTCCAGGACCCCTACATGAGCACGAGATGCCCTTACGTAGGGGTCCACTAAAGAGAAGTGTTTTCACCAAGAGTTTTTCAACTTTGTAACTCAAACTCGAAGCTTCTATTTAAGGATAAAGGAATCATATCCATCCCATTACGCTTTGTAGTGATCAAGAACACATATTCTAGAAAATGTTTCACATATTTAAGGGGAAAAAACACATATTTAAAGAAGCATTTGTTATTGAAAGaacatttgtttttgttattgctTTCTACACTACATTAAGGAAAGAGAAAGCTAGGagttaaataaaatagttttcTTACTTGAGATGAGAGTGGAATTTTGTGCATTGGTTGGTGGAAATATATGGTATGGAATTAGTATTATATATAGACAAAATTTTGTAACTGAAATAATCAATTGCTGTGTTTGGATTGATGTAAAAGATTCTCTGAAATGGACTGTATTTTTTCTTCACATTTTTTCCactttttgattttgttttatatGCTTTACATTCATACACACCTCAACTATAAATAAAGTTGTCTCAATTTAGATAATTTCGAttcaaatttttagatttttttttcacgTTTGTTGTTATTTGTTCGATTTAGATAATTTCGAttcaaatttttagattttttttttcacgtTTGTTGTTATTCGTTCGTTAGGTAGTTAAgttaacaatataaaatatgttatttgacTTAATAAGACAGATGCATCACACATTTTATAATTGAAGTTGATGCGTATAATTAAAGGAGATGACATATTTTATGTGATTAACTATCTAATAAAcgcaaaaatttgaaataaaacttACTTCGAGTGTTTAAATGTAATATTCTAACAAGTTTAAAAGGCCGATTAGGtattaagtcattttaaaatacATTGATAACTCAATTTAAAGTTAACATCAACTAGAAATTGATTTCTCaattatcaataatatcatTGTCCAAACAACTTCCATgattaagttaaaatacataCGCTTCATATACCTGTTAAGTATacttcataaattaatattCTTAGCTTACCTTAGTGATGTCAATCCACGATGGTGCATATGcacaattcatttttaattttttggaatAGGGTCAGATCAGTGGTCGAGTCGAGTCAAGAATTTTACTGGagaattcaatttttataaaataaactatatcAAGCTTGTATTTTAAATCAAGAAGATTTAGATCTTATAATTATCATGCATTTTGgtgttttttatttgtaatagaTATATGTATAATAAGCAATTCTTTTGAGCAATGAGCGATAACGTATGAACCTCTTACTTCAACGTAGCTTTGCACCTTTGTAATCTAGGTCTACTAAGGAAAGTAAATAGCAAGTAGATGTAGAAATATGAACTTATCTGAACTCAATAATATTTGTTCGAACTATAAGtcaaatgaattataataaaattccaaaatcaaaaccatATAGTTCAAATTCTAAATCTTCTTATTAAAAATACTCTTCATTCTCAAAATTCATATTCGAAACCTCACAAAACGATTAAAAGTATTCCAATATTGCCACAACCTTCGACGACgtaatcataacatagttttTTTCCCACCCGATGTATATTGGGACACcgataatttaaatttatcagtacaaaatattttctaccaAAGATAACTTcattttcaaaactcaaaatctGAAATCTATAACTTGAAATCTATAAATACTTAACCATCCTATCACAACATTCGATGGTATATATCTCCACCCTAATATaagtatttattttctttttaatcaatttcaaaaagacacaaatttaaaattataagatttaaAGAATTACACATAGTAAATAtagtcaaaattttcattaaagaaaTTTACTATCTACATGTAtatatctactatatatatagttaagaaattattttaaccaCGTAGATACAATATAATCTTTCGACGAAAGGTGTTTTAAGACGGATGAAGCAAGATGTGGTTGATGGTGCATAACATTGGACATttgaaacaacaacaaaaggGTCAAAGATGGGTTTAAGAAACTGTGGGTCTGTGACCAATTTTTTTGGGCATTTCAGTTGGAAAGTAGTTTTAGTGGGTTCCCATTTGTCTTTGTATTTTAGCCATTAATTCACTCTCGTGACCCTTAACGCACTATTGCCGTCCCACTTCACGGGCTTCCCTTTTAGCCCTTCCCATATCACATCTCAGTATTTTTTTATCGTGCgttttaatttaaatgatataatttaaatattaaggtttacaaaaaaaaattgtacgtCTGTTTTTACATagttttaaatgtttaaaattttcaattattatttttattgcattttctttacatagtttccaaataaaattatttttattttcaaaattcgaACGGTGCTATAATGAAAATACACTTTTTAGTAACACATTCAAGTTCAACTACCCAAATAGGAAGCGGTTTTATAAAAGTACAATTTCAAGAACTACTTTTATCAGcgatgaatatgaatgtatgtgtAGAAATTTCACGTCTAGAAttagaaaaatcaagaattgtattgataaaatataatgTTCATTAAGTACATCCTACAGGGAGAGTATTGTAGAGTTCAAAATAACTATACTTAGAGTCGAACTAATATACCTATTAATACTATAATGataaaacaattataaattATCTAATCCAGTCGTACTATAATTCTAATCGTAATCTAATCCTAGTTGAAATATAATCCTAATAGATATAAGTAGTCTAATCTTAGTGCGATTCTAATTTTACAGTAGTGTTGTAAATTCATAGTCTGCTTCGTTGGACctgttcctttgacatgttCCAATCATCACCTTCCTTCTTCATCAACACTTGCTGCAGACACGTCAGTTAGTTGCATTGAACTTGTTTCAATCGTTAGCTTTCTTCTTGTTCAACGTGTAGCACAATATTGAAACTCATATATATAGTTGATActaatttatttgatatatatatatatatatatatatatatgggttaAGTGGTATAAGATCTTAAATAAGTTTAANNNNNNNNNNNNNNNNNNNNNNNNNNNNNNNNNNNNNNNNNNNNNNNNNNNNNNNNNNNNNNNNNNNNNNNNNNNNNNNNNNNNNNNNNNNNNNNNNNNNNNNNNNNNNNNNNNNNNNNNNNNNNNNNNNNNNNNNNNNNNNNNNNNNNNNNNNNNNNNNNNNNNNNNNNNNNNNNNNNNNNNNNNNNNNNNNNNNNNNNNNNNNNNNNNNNNNNNNNNNNNNNNNNNNNNNNNNNNNNNNNNNNNNNNNNNNNNNNNNNNNNNNNNNNNNNNNNNNNNNNNNNNNNNNNNNNNNNNNNNNNNNNNNNNNNNNNNNNNNNNNNNNNNNNNNNNNNNNNNNNNNNNNNNNNNNNNNNNNNNNNNNNNNNNNNNNNNNNNNNNNNNNNNNNNNNNNNNNNNNNNNNNNNNNNNNNNNNNNNNNNNNNNNNNNNNNNNNNNNNNNNNNNNNNNNNNNNNNNNNNNNNNNNNNNNNNNNNNNNNNNNNNNNNNNNNNNNNNNNNNNNNNNNNNNNNNNNNNNNNNNNNNNNNNNNNNNNNNNNNNNNNNNNNNNNNNNNNNNNNNNNNNNNNNNNNNNNNNNNNNNNNNNNNNNtatatatatatatatatatattaaagtgtttttttaatatgaagCCTGTTTCTAGTTTTTACTACATATTACTCCTTTTCGATTGTATTTATGAGTAGCTAATGTCACTTTTTGGTAGCTATTTAGTTAGGTGATAAAACAAGCAATATCAAGTATggtatttgattattattttgtaatttcacATAAACAAGTCTAGATTATCCGTagatttatgtattatttattttttaaaaataaaaataaaaaaactaaattttacAGGATTAAtttttacctaattaattatatgtgaaagttgtcctaaaaaatattatttgtgaaaagaTACTCTCTTTTAGGTTTTAGACTTTTGAGACATAGTCACATACCAAAATGCTATGTTGAGTCATAGAAAATATTCCAATTAGAGTgtttattatatacatatatatataaaatatgattacACTTAGCATGCGTAGATACTAGATGACAATAAATCCATTGTGCTCTTTCTGATTGCATTATCTTATTTTCTACTTCATTCCCATTAAAAGCCTcacattatattattaaattgctatatttatatataaatcaatattttaagTGATGATGGCATTTTCATAATTAGCCCAATATTGCCCATTTGTGGCCTTCAAGTGcacacctctttttttttttaaaaaattattattattatatctcTCAATTATGTGTAAAATACCACTACAAAAGTTATAATTCAATTTAGAGAAGTAGAATTTTCAAGAAATGTTgtgtaaaaaaggaaaatagagAAATTAGTTATATTATGAGCTATTACATtttatatttgagaaatatatataaatgtgatattttcaaatcttttatttgttata
The window above is part of the Solanum pennellii chromosome 5, SPENNV200 genome. Proteins encoded here:
- the LOC107020365 gene encoding probable polygalacturonase, whose protein sequence is MHKIPLSSQMEKTSWLLVVVLGVVISLLGGAEGRKSRILDESSYYDLEYSAISCRAHSASITDFGGVGDGKTLNTKAFQEAVNRLSQYASDGGAQLIVPAGQWLTGSFNLTSHFTLFLHKDAILLASQDINEWAVIDPLPSYGHGRDTSGGRYISLLFGTNLTDVIITGENGTIDGQGEIWWQKFHSKKLKYTRPYLIEIMHSDNIQISHITLVNSPSWNIHPVYSSNIIVQGITILAPVKSPNTDGINPDSCTNMKIEDNYIVSGDDCVAVKSGWDEYGINYGMPTSQLIIRRLTCISPYSAAIALGSEMSGGIQDVRAEDITAINTESGVRIKTGVGRGGFVRDVYVKGMTLHTMKWVFWMTGNYGQHADTHWDPNALPEIKGINYRDVVAENVSMAARLEGISGDPFTGICISNVTMSMAKKAKKYPWTCTDIEGITSGVQPPPCQLLPDQGPEKTEMCSFPTENLAIDNIEMQRCSYRLNY